Below is a genomic region from Raphanus sativus cultivar WK10039 chromosome 4, ASM80110v3, whole genome shotgun sequence.
ACAGGCTGACACTTGATATAAATCGATGTAAGAGCACCATTAATGCAAGCGCTTAATGGAGtgcttaatgttttttttatttaaaaaaaaaggaaaatgaagTAATTATAGAAGCAACGCTGCTTAATTAGGCGTCAAAAGAAGGTGTCTTATTTGACACGTGTTGCCCATTCATGACTCCGCGtacctttctctctctttctcacgAAACAGGCGTTTCTTGTGTTTCTCTCTCGACGATTCCGCCATCAACCTTCTCCTCCTCTCGAGGAAATCAATCTCTCCTCGACGATCCTCGATGCCTCCGTAATCTCTCGTTGTCTCTCTCGCTCTCCTCGACTCCTCTGTGATGAATCGACCATGATCTCTCCTCGTCTCTTTCGCTCTCCTCGACGCCTCCGTATCTTTCCTCGTCTCTCTCTCCTCGACGACTCCGCGATGAATCTCTCTGTCTTTGTTTCTTTCAGATGGACGGAGCAAGAGACGACGGTTCGTCAAACAAGACGTCTACAATGAACCATCCGTGATTCTTGTCTGTAAATTGCAGACTGCAATACAGGTAAAACTTCAAGACAATTTGATGTGTCAAATGGTTATTGTCTGAATTGTTTAAGCATTCAATAGTATGAAATTGAATCGAGTGTCATGAATGGATGTTGTCTTAATTGTTTAAGAGTTCcattatttgatttgttttgtttctgttatCTCGTTATTGTATATGTTGTTCTCGTTATTGTTTCTGTTGCTTGTTCTAGTTTAAGTCTACGTAGTTATCTTGTTGCTTAAGTTGTTGTTCtggtttctgttttaatatatatggaGTTTGTGTTATGTAATTTGTGTTGCTTATTCTCGTTGCTTGCTTAAGTCATATATGGAActtcttttaatatatgttgttgtttttgttatGTGTTTCAGGTAACGACTGACAGAGAGAAAGAGTGGAAGCATTGGAGTATCGAAGCTTCTCTCTTTCTTCGTATTCAaccttctccttctctctttctttgtaGTCATTTTCACGATTGCTCAAACAAGATCACAAATCATTTCTTTGTTTGATCACAAGTCACATTTTGATTCTCAAACAAGATCACAAGTCACATTTTGATCACCAAATTAAGCACCCTTAATTAAGCACCTACCATTGGAGCACACATTCTACTATTTTCTTCAATTGAGTTCTTAAGTACActtaattgataaaataatcatTAAGCACCCCATATGGGGTGttagggttaatgatgctctaaagGTGGGCCGAATATGGAGTAATTACTACGCTGTAAAACGGCACGCACTTTTAATCCTGTACTGAAACTTGAATGAGAGAGACAGTCCCATCATCTTAAATACACTTCCTATGTGGGTTTCTCGTGTTTTCATATCTCCCTCTTTTAGGTTCGTTTCTTAAATTGCTACACAATCGTTTTACAACTCTCATTTTTATGGTTAAGTCAGTCATAATGTGTTCCCACCAGATAACATAAACTGAGTCATGACTACACTTTATCTTATCTGTTAACAATTTTCACATGCCTGAACTGCAGTAATTAGTCTGGTGTTGCAAACCTCatatttaaaaggaaaaaagtttCTCAGCTACACCATGTTTACCATATTATGGTGCAAACCATCCCAAGTTTCGTAATGTGTCGATAACTACACGATGTATATGATAATACATGCCACATATACGATGTTAATGGAAACATGGTGCCAACATCACATCGAGGTCTAATTGATTTTAGCTTAAATAACTGGGGTCAGAACgtaattaacaaaattaaaaggaaTTTAAGCAAAGTCCGACCCGACCCAATACGTAAACCCAGTCCGAACCAAACAATAAACCCGACCCAGACATATTAACACTTTCCCAAAATCGATTTCATTGATATTAGGGTtccaaacaagaaaaaaaattggggatttctaaaagagagagagattacagAGTTTTCTCAGACAAAGAGGAGATTGCAGAGACAGAGAGGGGTTTCGTGTTATAGGTTAACCTTCGGTGAAACTGAATCCAGATTATCTAATCAAAGTAACAAGGCGACAGCGACAATGAGGTAAGACCccttttcatgtttttttcgaTTATTGGAATAAATTGATGGATTTTACCATGTgttgatgatatttttattgtaacagTGATTCAATACTGGTGAAGATAAATTGTTTTCATTCGGGTGTGTTcaaagatgatgaagatggaAAGCTAAATTATGTTGATGGTTTGTTGGAGCAGTTCGAAGTGAATGGTGATGCAGCTTATGAAGAAGTTCTGAAGATCATTGTTCAGAAAATTAGTGTGGGGAGAATGTGGTACAAGTTACCATACGAAGATATCTCAGAGAAGAAGGATggagagaaaaacaaaaagaggaTGGCTTCTAATGGTCGCTATTATGGGGAGCTTGATGTCTTCATAGAGAAACCTGATGGTACTGTGGTTGAGGCAGAGATTGAGCACGGTGTAGCTGTTGATGGTACTGTGGTTGAGGCACAGACTGAGAACGAAGCTGTTGACGGTGACGAGGATAATGGTGATCATGAAGCAGAGGAGAGTGAAGATGAGTATCAAGCGAGTGATAAATCTGATAATGAGGAGGATATTGACAGGAATTTTGAAGAGGATCTTGAAATGTTTAGGGATGAGAACTATGAGGATGAGATAATAGACGAGGATGAGGTATATCCTGACACGGAGCAGTCATCTGATGACGAAGAGGAACAAGCTGAGAGGATGGCTAATAGGGGTGAATTAGATGGCGTTTTTAGTCTGAGGCAGACGTTTTACAGTGGTGAAGAGTTCAAGAAGCAAGTGATCAAATATATTCTGAAGACAAGAAGAAATGTAGTCTATGACAGATGGGAGAAGACAAAGATTGGTGCTAAATGCAGTGGTAAAGGTTGTGTGTGGCGTATATACTGCTCAGTAGAGAGACCCATCAAGAAATGGATGGTGAAAGTGTATGTTAACACACATACTTGCCATCCCACAGGTAAGTGTAAACTCATCAAAAGCCCTGTCATTGCTGAAGTTATGTTGGAGAAAATCAGGAAGGAACCTGAAATGAGTGCTCCTATGATCAGAGAAGAGTTTAGGGAAACATACAACATCATCATCTCCCCCGAGCAGGCAAAGATTGCTAGGCGTATTGTTCTTGATAAGCTACAGGCAGAATGCAATGAACATTTTGCAAGGCTAAAGGACTATGAGACTGAACTATTAAGgtaacatttttttggttttaaatttcttaatattgTATAGTTAAGTGTCCTTATAAGGGCCTATGAGatgaataaatgttttatttatttttttacaaatgcaGGTCAAATCCTAATAGCAAGATTGAGATCAATACAACAACAAAACTAAATGGAGCAAAAGCATTCCACTCCATGTATATCTGCTTTGACAAAATCCGTGTGGCATGGAAGGAGTATTGCAGGCCGGTTATTGGATTAGATGGGACATTTCTCAAGCACAGCTCTCTGCAAGGACTGATTCTTACTGCGATAGGAAGGGATCCCAATAACCAGATATACCCAATAGCATGGGCTGTGGTCGACTCTGAGAGCAATGATAATTGGCAATGGTTTATTCACAGGTTGAAGATTGATTTGGCATTAGGCGAGGGTGATCTTGTGACAATCATATCAGATCAGCATAGGGGATTAATTCATGGAGTTGCTGTTGAGTTGCCAAGAGCTGAACATAGAGCTTGTGCTAGGCACATCTACTCTAATCTGAAGAAGAATCATAAGTCTGATACTCTAAAGCCACTCTTCTGGCGTATTGCAAGTAGCTACAATGAGGCTGACTATGAGAGGAGTTTGGACGTTTTCAAACAGTTTGATCCACTAGCAGCTGAAGATCTTCTGAAGAAGGATCCTTCTACTTGGTGCAGGGCTTTTTTCCGGATAGGTTCGTGTTGTTCTGACACTCATAACAACTTCACAGAGTCTTTCAATAGGACTTTGAAGATAGCAAGAAAGAAGCCCTTTATTCAGATGCTTGAGTTGATTAGAAGAGATGCGATGCAGAGGATAGCTACTAGATATAAGACAGCTTGTAATGAGACAGGTCTTGTTACAAAGAAGGCGAGAAAGGAGGTTCAAAAGTCTTGTGATGAAGCTCAGCATTGCTATTCTTGGCCTAGCACAGGTGGTGTTTATGAGTGTGTTGAATTTTCAAATGGTTACACAGTCAAATTGCCTTCTCGTACCTGCGCTTGTAGGAAATGGGACTTGTCTGGAATCCCATGTCGCCATGCTGTATCTGTTATCCGTGAGAATAATTTTGAGGTTGAAGATTATATTTCAGATTATTATCTGACATCGAAGTGGCGAGGTTTGTACATGGATGGGTTGGGGCCTGTAAATGGTCCAAGGTTTTGGAAGCTATCTGGTGCAGACCGTATTGAAGCACCACCATACAAGCGACCTCCTGGAAGACCAAAAGAGAAAGCAAGGATTAAAGGAGTGCGTGAATCACCCAAGAAAAATCAGACCAAAGTTAGTAGAAAAGGAAGAAAAGGTCATTGTGCTGTTTGTAATGGTGAAGGCCACAACTCAAGGAAGTGTCCTAATGAGGTATATTATCATCGCAATTGTCTATGTTTTTTCATTTCTTGTGTTTGATTCCTTTCTTTTGTTGCAGTCTGATGAAAGCAGAAAGCGTAGGCGTGAGAACATGGAACAACAATCAAATGAGCAAGCAATTGAGGACGTTTCCTCAACTGCACCAACTGCTACACAACCTTGAGTCCTCTCagatgtcttcttcttctctcggatgtctttttttttcctgttttgATGTCTTTTTGGTCTTTGGATATGACCTTTTTCAGTTCGGATATGTCTGTTTTGAATGCTAAAATGATGATATTACTTTTGTTATGTATGATTGTCTATTTTGGATGTTAAAGCAATTAgttcaaactcttttttttattactaacTGAAGTTGATTTCCAAAGATTTTCAAACCATTACATAGTTAAGCATTACAATAACAACATCACAAagatttttaaacataataagCATGTCTTCAGAGCTTGAGAAAAGCGTTGATGATGTCTTCTTCCACTTCACCATTTTTGGCCAAACCATTCTGAAGCTTCGAAATGGTATTCTTCAGTTCCATAATCGTCTTGTCCTTCTGCAGAATTTTATCTCTAGCTTCAATCAAAGCTCTCTTTTGCCATCCAAAAGGTTCTTCCTCATCGAACCAAAGAAAAAATCCGCAACCACTTCCACTCTAACACAAAGACAAAATTAAAAACTTCCCAAAGAACTCCATAACAATACATACAAGATTCACATTTAGCTTGTACCTTGTATTTTTCACACCCATAGAACCTTCGAAGAGGATTTTTATCCGTCCAAGATTGAGATATCTTCGCTGGCAACCCACAGTAACAAGACACATTGCTTTCATTTGCCTTGCCCTTTCCCTTATTGTTCCAGAATtccatctctctttctctccttctctctgtctctctttctctctctcaatctctctctttgtctctctttctGGTTCAAAAGGCACGATGAACCCTAAGAAAATCGATTTGGGGGAAAAGGGTTATGCCTGGGTCGGGTTTACGTATTGGGTCGGGTCGGACTTTgcttaaattgtttttaattttgttaattacGTTCTGACCCCaattatttaagttaaaatCAATTAGACCTCGATGTGATGTTGGCACCATGTTTCCATTAACGTCGTATATGTGACATGTATTATCATATACATCGTGTAGTTATCGACACATTTCGAAACTTGGGATGGTTTGCACCATAATATAGTAAACATGGTGTAGCTGAGAAACTTTTTTCCTATTTAAAACAAGTTTGAACAAAATCCTCTATTATGACATTGGAAAAACATAgttcattttgatattttgttctattttctattatttgtGAGTATTACTTACACAACATTCAaaacaagaaaatgaaaagCAAAATGACATTTAATCTAACACGGATAAAGTATAGAATACAACAAAATTAACGTGAATATCAATCTTTtaccaaacaaagaaaaagaaaatacacgTGAAAAATCCTAACACGATTTACGACactttatttaaagttttaacgAACcagaaatacaaaataaaataaaaaatcacaagaatcctaatttgatatttaaaaaagttaCCTTTCTAGTATGGTTTTTTTACGACAGTTGTGTTTGCGTGGACTAAAATTTTGACTGACTAGCAAAGAATATACCTCTACCATAAAAGGAAAGATTCCTACTTATCCACAATGTTGAACGTCCAAACTAACCTTTAGATATCAAGGTCAAAAGGTAAAACTATAAGGTTAAACAGACAAAAGATAGAATCTTATGCGAAGCAGCGTAAATAAACATTTCCCGAAAAGGTAatttagaaagagaaaaaaaacaaattcatttttccatttttctttccatatattcataatttattttcgatttttttcttttcaggtcACCTGAGCACCGCTTCCGTCGCCGGCGTTCCGAGCCATGGCCTCAGTGACGGTCGCCAGCTTCTGCAGATTAAGCTTAACCACCGTATCCGCGAACATGCGCGTGTCGTCCTCCGAGTTCCCCTCCGGCATGTCGACGACGTACGACTCGAGCACCACCGTCCAGATCCGCCCCTCCTTGTCGAACCTGTGCACCGTCGTCACCGACTTGTAGTTCGTCAGCCTGTGCTCTCCCCCGATGATGCTGAACCCCGTCACCCTCCTCTCGTCGTCGAGCACGTCGAGCCTCTCCGTCGACGTGTTCGCCGGAAGGCCGCTGATCACGTTCACGGCGCGCGTGCATCCGACGCGCATCTCGAACCCGTCCTCGACGGAGCAGGACTTGATGAAGTGCTTGTAGGTCTGCGGCTTGTCGAAGCGGCGGACCACGGACCAGACGATCTCCGGGGGCGCGTGGATTCGCTGCGCGTGGAGGGAGGAGCAGCTCCCCGGGCCGAGGCGGTACGTGTGGAACTCGGCGATGGCTTCCGCGAGCTCCGATCGTTCTTCCTGAGTCAGCTGAGAAGGCATGGCGGCGATGGATTGTGGaggtttttgtgtgtgtttttatcgAATAGTGTCTTCTTGATTCACCATTGACGACGACGATctcaagctctctctctctctttatatatttgttgttgGAGGAAGACGAACATGATAGACACTAAGGCCCATTAATTTGCGAATGTATCAGCACTAAGGCCCAATTATTTACAAAAGCCCATTATTGAAGGCCCAGATATGGTAACGTGTAGACATGTCAAAAGCTAGTCAAGTCCAAGTGgaactttgaaaatttaagtGGTCTCTATTAAACACTTTCTATTAACCGTTGGATTAACTCCTCCTGTATCATCCGACGGTCAATATATTTACTTTCTATTTATTACATAAACTGAGAAAAACGCGCGATCACCGTCTCTCTCTCAGTAAATGAAGAACAGAGTCTCTCCGGCGTATTCCGATAACTACGACTGAGAGCTATCGAATGGGTCTTCCTTTGTTGACATGCAGCACGACAAGAGTCGctttctcctcttcctcttcgtcTTGGTGTAGTGGAAGCGGTGGACATAGAAGTAGTAGCTCTAAGCTTTTCGATTCTCCTCCGGCGAGTTACGGGAAGAGAAACTCGCGGTTAAATGGTCTTTCTTTAGAGAAATCGAAGTCTATCAAAGCGTCGTCATCACAGAGCAGCGGCGAGGTGATCGACGACGGAGATGCATCGACGGCGGCGCGCGGTTTAGCTGCTGTGCCGTCGGTGGGAGGATTCAGCAGCGGCGAGTTAGCTGGACTTTCCGGGGAGGTTACACCGGTCGGCGAGTTTGTCGGTGGAAGCGGCGGCGGAGATTTCAGTGGTTGGGATAAGGTGGGTGCTGTTGTTAGGCTGAGTTACGGAATCGGTGAGTCAACTCGGTGATCAAAAAGCAaactttaaagaaaaataaaataaaagtttgagACTTTAtggatttttttgattaaacttTAGGGATATACTGTGGGATGGCGGTAGCGGGAAGGTTTATATGTGAAGTAGCAGGGATTGATTATACAGGAGGCTTTAATGCTTCTTTAGATGCTATTATCGCTGGTCTTGGTTATGCTTCTCCGCCTATCATGGCTCTTCTCTTCATTCTTGATGTAAGTTAAGAGTTAGGGGACGATCTCTCTTTTTTGATGTTTCGTGTTTATAGAGATTTGTTACTTTGTGTAGGATGAAGTTGTGAAGGTGTCGCCGCATGCTCGTGCCATTAGAGATGTTGAAGATGAGGAGCTTCGTGGCTTCTTCCATGGAATGTCAGCTTGGC
It encodes:
- the LOC108838516 gene encoding uncharacterized protein LOC108838516; translation: MSDSILVKINCFHSGVFKDDEDGKLNYVDGLLEQFEVNGDAAYEEVLKIIVQKISVGRMWYKLPYEDISEKKDGEKNKKRMASNGRYYGELDVFIEKPDGTVVEAEIEHGVAVDGTVVEAQTENEAVDGDEDNGDHEAEESEDEYQASDKSDNEEDIDRNFEEDLEMFRDENYEDEIIDEDEVYPDTEQSSDDEEEQAERMANRGELDGVFSLRQTFYSGEEFKKQVIKYILKTRRNVVYDRWEKTKIGAKCSGKGCVWRIYCSVERPIKKWMVKVYVNTHTCHPTGKCKLIKSPVIAEVMLEKIRKEPEMSAPMIREEFRETYNIIISPEQAKIARRIVLDKLQAECNEHFARLKDYETELLRSNPNSKIEINTTTKLNGAKAFHSMYICFDKIRVAWKEYCRPVIGLDGTFLKHSSLQGLILTAIGRDPNNQIYPIAWAVVDSESNDNWQWFIHRLKIDLALGEGDLVTIISDQHRGLIHGVAVELPRAEHRACARHIYSNLKKNHKSDTLKPLFWRIASSYNEADYERSLDVFKQFDPLAAEDLLKKDPSTWCRAFFRIGSCCSDTHNNFTESFNRTLKIARKKPFIQMLELIRRDAMQRIATRYKTACNETGLVTKKARKEVQKSCDEAQHCYSWPSTGGVYECVEFSNGYTVKLPSRTCACRKWDLSGIPCRHAVSVIRENNFEVEDYISDYYLTSKWRGLYMDGLGPVNGPRFWKLSGADRIEAPPYKRPPGRPKEKARIKGVRESPKKNQTKVSRKGRKGHCAVCNGEGHNSRKCPNESDESRKRRRENMEQQSNEQAIEDVSSTAPTATQP
- the LOC108854727 gene encoding abscisic acid receptor PYR1 → MPSQLTQEERSELAEAIAEFHTYRLGPGSCSSLHAQRIHAPPEIVWSVVRRFDKPQTYKHFIKSCSVEDGFEMRVGCTRAVNVISGLPANTSTERLDVLDDERRVTGFSIIGGEHRLTNYKSVTTVHRFDKEGRIWTVVLESYVVDMPEGNSEDDTRMFADTVVKLNLQKLATVTEAMARNAGDGSGAQVT
- the LOC130510749 gene encoding uncharacterized protein LOC130510749 translates to MGLPLLTCSTTRVAFSSSSSSWCSGSGGHRSSSSKLFDSPPASYGKRNSRLNGLSLEKSKSIKASSSQSSGEVIDDGDASTAARGLAAVPSVGGFSSGELAGLSGEVTPVGEFVGGSGGGDFSGWDKVGAVVRLSYGIGIYCGMAVAGRFICEVAGIDYTGGFNASLDAIIAGLGYASPPIMALLFILDDEVVKVSPHARAIRDVEDEELRGFFHGMSAWQFILVVTASSIGEELFYRAAFQGALADIFLRGTNLISDSRGMVALTGILPPFVPFAQAFAATITAALTGSLYYMAASLKDPTYIMAPVLKTRSARDELKKLFAAWYERRQMKKIYSPLLEGLLGLYLGFEWIQTNNLLAPIITHGIYSAVVLGNGLWKLHHHQQRLRLRVQKLETEGDSSSNSR